From the genome of Streptomyces sp. NBC_01341, one region includes:
- a CDS encoding DEAD/DEAH box helicase, with protein MTTTASHHLSPAFPGRAPWGTAGKLRAWQQGAMEKYIQDQPRDFLAVATPGAGKTTFALTLASWLLHHHVVQQITVVAPTEHLKKQWAEAAARIGIKLDPEYSAGPVSKEYHGVAITYAGVGVRPMLHRNRCEQRKTLVILDEIHHAGDSKSWGEACQEAFDPATRRLALTGTPFRSDTNPIPFVAYEEGNDGIRRSSADYTYGYGNALSDGVVRPVIFLSYSGNMRWRTKAGDEIAARLGEPMTKDAIGQAWRTALAPTGDWIPNVLAAADKRLTEVRKGIPDAGGLVIATDQESARAYAKILKSVTGEKPTVVLSDEKAASKNIDKFSQDGSRWMVAVRMVSEGVDVPRLAVGVYATTISTPLFFAQAVGRFVRSRRRGETASVFLPTIPMLLDFANEMEVERDHVLDKPKKGSDEENPFAEEDQLLADAEKLEDEETEDQLPFEALESDAVFDRVLYDGAEFGMQAHPGSEEEQDYLGIPGLLEPDQVQLLLQKRQTRQIAHSRQKPAAEADLLEKAAEDRPVVTHKKLLELRKQLNTMVSAYTHQSGKPHGVIHTELRRVCGGPPSAEATAGQIQDRIKKVQEWATRMR; from the coding sequence GAGAAGTACATCCAGGACCAGCCGCGCGACTTCCTCGCCGTCGCGACGCCGGGCGCGGGGAAGACCACCTTCGCGCTGACCCTCGCCTCATGGCTGCTGCATCACCACGTGGTGCAGCAGATCACCGTCGTGGCGCCCACCGAGCACCTGAAGAAGCAGTGGGCGGAGGCCGCGGCCCGCATAGGCATCAAGCTCGACCCCGAGTACAGCGCGGGACCCGTGAGCAAGGAGTACCACGGGGTCGCGATCACGTACGCCGGTGTCGGCGTGCGCCCCATGCTGCACCGCAACCGGTGCGAGCAGCGCAAGACGCTCGTGATCCTCGACGAGATCCACCACGCCGGTGACTCGAAGTCCTGGGGCGAGGCGTGCCAGGAGGCGTTCGACCCGGCGACCCGGCGCCTGGCCCTGACGGGTACGCCCTTCCGGTCCGACACGAACCCGATCCCGTTCGTGGCGTACGAGGAGGGCAACGACGGCATCCGGCGGTCCTCGGCCGACTACACGTACGGCTACGGCAACGCGCTCTCCGACGGTGTCGTGCGCCCCGTGATCTTCCTCAGCTACAGCGGCAACATGCGCTGGCGCACCAAGGCCGGTGACGAGATCGCGGCCCGGCTCGGCGAGCCGATGACCAAGGACGCCATCGGGCAGGCCTGGCGTACGGCACTCGCGCCGACCGGCGACTGGATCCCCAACGTGCTGGCCGCAGCCGACAAGCGGCTCACCGAGGTGCGCAAGGGCATTCCGGACGCGGGTGGCCTGGTCATCGCGACGGACCAGGAGTCGGCGCGCGCCTACGCCAAGATCCTCAAGTCGGTCACCGGGGAGAAGCCGACCGTGGTCCTCTCCGACGAGAAGGCCGCGTCGAAGAACATCGACAAGTTCAGCCAGGACGGGTCGCGGTGGATGGTCGCGGTCCGGATGGTGTCCGAGGGCGTCGACGTGCCGCGCCTCGCGGTCGGCGTGTACGCGACGACCATCTCCACCCCGCTGTTCTTCGCCCAGGCCGTCGGACGTTTCGTGCGGTCGAGGCGGCGCGGCGAGACCGCCTCGGTGTTCCTGCCGACGATCCCCATGCTGCTCGACTTTGCGAACGAGATGGAGGTCGAGCGCGACCACGTGCTCGACAAGCCGAAGAAGGGCAGCGACGAGGAGAACCCCTTCGCGGAGGAGGACCAGCTCCTCGCCGACGCGGAGAAGCTGGAGGACGAGGAGACCGAGGACCAGCTGCCCTTCGAGGCGCTGGAGTCCGACGCGGTCTTCGACCGGGTGCTGTACGACGGGGCCGAGTTCGGCATGCAGGCGCACCCGGGCAGCGAGGAGGAGCAGGACTACCTGGGCATCCCGGGCCTCCTCGAACCCGACCAGGTGCAACTGCTGCTCCAGAAACGGCAGACCCGGCAGATCGCCCACAGCCGCCAGAAGCCGGCCGCGGAAGCCGATCTCCTGGAGAAGGCCGCGGAGGACCGGCCCGTCGTCACGCACAAGAAGCTGCTGGAGCTGCGCAAGCAGCTCAACACGATGGTGTCGGCGTACACCCACCAGAGCGGCAAGCCGCACGGTGTGATCCACACCGAGCTGCGGCGGGTCTGCGGCGGGCCGCCGAGCGCGGAGGCCACCGCCGGGCAGATCCAGGACCGGATCAAGAAGGTCCAGGAATGGGCCACCCGGATGCGGTGA
- a CDS encoding IclR family transcriptional regulator, which translates to MTAETSQTLDRGLRVLKLLADTDHGLTVTELSNKLGVNRTVVYRLLATLEQHALVRRDLGGRARVGLGVLRLGRQVHPLVREAALPALRSLAEDIGATAHLTLVDGADALAVAVVEPTWTDYHVAYRAGFRHSLDRGAAGRAILTARQKTVDHPGYTLTQGELEAGACGAAAPLVGVSGVEGSVGVVMLADAVPERVGPRVLDAAREVADALR; encoded by the coding sequence GTGACCGCGGAGACTTCTCAGACGCTCGACCGGGGACTGCGTGTCCTCAAACTGCTCGCCGATACCGACCACGGCCTCACCGTCACCGAGTTGTCGAACAAACTCGGCGTGAACCGCACGGTGGTCTACCGACTGCTCGCCACCCTGGAACAGCACGCCCTCGTCCGGCGCGACCTGGGCGGCCGGGCCAGAGTGGGGCTCGGGGTGCTCCGCCTGGGGCGGCAGGTGCACCCACTCGTCCGGGAGGCGGCGCTGCCCGCGCTGCGCTCCCTTGCCGAGGACATAGGAGCCACCGCCCACCTCACGCTGGTCGACGGTGCGGACGCCCTCGCGGTCGCTGTGGTCGAGCCGACCTGGACCGACTACCACGTGGCCTACCGGGCCGGATTCCGCCACTCCCTGGACCGGGGAGCCGCGGGCCGTGCCATTCTCACCGCCCGGCAGAAGACCGTCGACCATCCCGGCTACACCCTCACCCAGGGCGAGCTGGAAGCGGGGGCCTGCGGAGCCGCCGCGCCTCTGGTGGGGGTTTCCGGGGTGGAGGGCAGCGTGGGTGTCGTGATGCTCGCGGACGCCGTGCCGGAACGGGTCGGGCCCAGGGTGCTCGACGCCGCCCGGGAGGTCGCGGACGCCCTTCGGTGA
- a CDS encoding S16 family serine protease, which produces MAIRLSRPRALALCALPVLALFGAAAFAPLPFTVAQPGTTANVLGDSKGEPVITIKGAPTRTTDGQLRMTTILATSPTADVRVASVVDSWFRGDRAVMPRDSVYPTGGSEKEIERHNLQDMEKSQNAAVDAALNYLDRSPGSVDITLHLEDVGGPSAGLFFALGIVDKLVGDGSGGDLTGGRTVAGTGTIEPSGAVGAVGGVSLKTQAARRDGATVFLVPKAECTQAKSERPEGLRLIPVTTLKNAVSSLRALEQGGKVPSC; this is translated from the coding sequence GTGGCCATTCGTCTCTCACGCCCCCGCGCCCTCGCCCTCTGCGCGCTGCCCGTTCTGGCGCTCTTCGGTGCGGCAGCCTTCGCGCCGCTGCCGTTCACCGTGGCGCAGCCCGGTACCACGGCGAACGTCCTCGGGGACAGCAAGGGCGAGCCGGTCATCACGATCAAGGGCGCGCCCACCCGCACCACCGACGGTCAGCTGCGGATGACGACGATCCTGGCGACCTCGCCCACGGCCGACGTCCGGGTGGCGAGTGTGGTCGACAGCTGGTTCCGCGGGGACCGCGCCGTCATGCCGCGCGACTCGGTCTACCCGACCGGCGGCTCCGAGAAGGAGATCGAGCGGCACAACCTCCAGGACATGGAGAAGTCGCAGAACGCCGCCGTCGACGCGGCCCTGAACTATCTCGACAGGTCGCCCGGTTCGGTGGACATCACCCTGCACCTGGAGGACGTCGGCGGGCCCAGCGCCGGCCTGTTCTTCGCGCTGGGGATCGTCGACAAGCTGGTCGGCGACGGCTCGGGCGGCGACCTGACCGGCGGCCGCACCGTCGCCGGCACGGGGACCATCGAGCCCAGCGGCGCGGTCGGCGCGGTCGGCGGGGTCTCCCTGAAGACACAGGCCGCCCGGCGGGACGGCGCGACCGTCTTCCTCGTCCCGAAGGCGGAGTGCACACAGGCGAAGTCCGAGCGCCCCGAGGGCCTGCGGCTGATCCCCGTCACGACACTGAAGAACGCGGTGTCCTCGCTGCGGGCGCTTGAGCAGGGGGGCAAGGTACCGAGCTGCTGA
- a CDS encoding MFS transporter, whose amino-acid sequence MGGRDRALRHRTPLAAVLAANSISTAGTSLTLIGVPWFVLETTGSAGRAGVVAFCATLPIVVAALVGGPVIDRLGRRRVAVGSDAVCGAAVAAVPLLHYAGVLEFWMLCALMALNGLAHTPGNTARYVLVPDLAEHAGTTLARAASLFDAVSRGARMVGAALAGVLIAVVGAETVLLLDAATFTLSALLVAAGVRGVRAAEPRKAAAPVSLRTYGSELREGYAYLLGNRLLLAVVVMVMFMNGTDQGWNAVLLPVHAEAELGGATDLGLLTALFGAGGLTGALLYGAVGHRFSRRTVFTVCVMLCGAPRFAVAALTGTTLPLAVTMALGGVAGGMLNPILTTMTYERVPEELRSRVSGALTAGCELAMPVGGLAAGLLVESTGTTGALLAMGGVYFLATLSPLVFPAWRSMESPGPQVSSSVPCPPAQAPAARTPRSSVS is encoded by the coding sequence ATGGGCGGGCGAGATCGGGCCCTGCGGCACCGCACGCCGCTCGCGGCCGTCCTGGCGGCCAACTCCATATCGACGGCGGGCACATCGCTCACCCTGATCGGTGTGCCGTGGTTCGTCCTGGAGACCACCGGCAGCGCGGGCCGGGCCGGTGTGGTCGCCTTCTGCGCGACCCTGCCCATCGTCGTCGCCGCCCTGGTCGGCGGGCCGGTCATCGACCGGCTGGGCCGGCGCCGCGTGGCCGTGGGATCCGACGCGGTCTGCGGCGCGGCCGTCGCCGCCGTCCCGCTGCTGCACTACGCGGGCGTGCTCGAATTCTGGATGCTGTGCGCCCTGATGGCGCTGAACGGACTGGCCCACACCCCCGGCAACACCGCGCGCTACGTCCTCGTGCCCGATCTCGCCGAACACGCGGGCACCACGCTCGCCCGTGCCGCGAGCCTCTTCGACGCGGTGTCGCGCGGCGCCCGTATGGTCGGTGCGGCACTCGCGGGCGTGCTCATCGCCGTCGTCGGCGCCGAGACCGTGCTCCTGCTGGACGCCGCCACCTTCACGCTGTCCGCCCTGCTGGTGGCGGCCGGAGTGCGCGGGGTCCGCGCGGCCGAGCCCCGCAAGGCCGCGGCCCCCGTCTCGCTGCGTACCTACGGCAGTGAACTGCGTGAGGGTTACGCCTACTTGCTGGGCAACCGGCTTCTGCTCGCCGTCGTCGTCATGGTCATGTTCATGAACGGCACGGACCAGGGCTGGAACGCCGTCCTGCTGCCCGTGCACGCCGAGGCGGAACTGGGCGGGGCCACCGATCTCGGCCTGCTCACCGCGCTGTTCGGGGCGGGCGGGCTGACGGGCGCGCTGCTCTACGGCGCGGTCGGCCACCGCTTCTCGCGGCGGACGGTGTTCACGGTGTGCGTGATGCTGTGCGGAGCGCCGAGGTTCGCGGTCGCGGCCCTGACAGGGACGACGCTGCCGCTGGCGGTCACGATGGCACTGGGCGGTGTCGCCGGGGGCATGCTGAACCCGATCCTGACGACGATGACGTACGAGCGCGTCCCGGAGGAGCTGCGGAGCCGGGTTTCCGGTGCGCTCACGGCCGGCTGCGAGCTCGCGATGCCGGTCGGCGGCCTCGCGGCGGGGCTCCTGGTGGAGAGCACGGGTACGACGGGGGCGCTGCTGGCGATGGGCGGGGTCTACTTCCTCGCGACGCTGAGCCCGCTGGTCTTCCCCGCCTGGCGCTCCATGGAGAGCCCCGGGCCGCAGGTCAGCAGCTCGGTACCTTGCCCCCCTGCTCAAGCGCCCGCAGCGAGGACACCGCGTTCTTCAGTGTCGTGA
- a CDS encoding ArsR/SmtB family transcription factor produces MTPNDPVDRTSPYSDDPELHHVDARTLRGLAHPLRIRLLNALREFGPATASGLADRLGESSGATSYHLRQLAAYGFVEDDPERGKGRERWWKAAHTGTVFGAAADFTHHADPEVRGAIGVVLHEVATTHAQELNTWLGTMHEWPDEWQRAMDISDFKFRLTPELALELAGKLHEVMSSYRGRVPDDAEGAGVIRTHLHMFPRSTD; encoded by the coding sequence ATGACGCCGAACGATCCGGTGGACCGCACGTCCCCGTACTCCGACGACCCCGAGCTCCACCACGTCGACGCCCGCACCCTGCGCGGCCTCGCCCACCCGCTGCGCATCCGGCTGCTGAACGCTCTCCGGGAGTTCGGACCCGCCACCGCGTCCGGGCTCGCCGACCGTCTCGGCGAGTCCAGCGGCGCCACCAGCTACCACCTGCGGCAGCTCGCGGCGTACGGCTTCGTCGAGGATGATCCGGAGCGCGGCAAGGGGCGCGAGCGGTGGTGGAAGGCCGCCCACACGGGGACCGTGTTCGGGGCCGCCGCCGACTTCACCCACCACGCGGACCCCGAAGTGCGGGGCGCCATAGGGGTGGTGCTCCACGAGGTCGCGACCACGCACGCCCAGGAACTGAACACCTGGCTCGGGACCATGCACGAGTGGCCCGATGAGTGGCAGCGGGCGATGGACATCAGCGACTTCAAGTTCCGGCTCACCCCGGAACTCGCCCTGGAACTCGCCGGGAAGCTGCACGAAGTGATGAGCAGTTACCGGGGCCGCGTCCCCGACGACGCCGAAGGGGCGGGTGTCATCCGCACCCACCTGCACATGTTCCCGCGCTCCACCGACTGA
- a CDS encoding glycine betaine ABC transporter substrate-binding protein, with protein sequence MRTGLASVAALALVLTGCGLKSGSPLVDEVVPGSVGKGQPLKGASLTVTSKNFSENIILGNIIGLIFKAAGAEVLDRTNLPGSISAREAVVKGEADALYDYTGTAWITYLGHAEPIVDPQKQWKAVRDEDIGNGVTWLPPATLDNTYALAISKKNNAKYHLKTLSDVAALAKKDPKAVTLCVENEFASRDDGLPGMQKKYGMKLPAANIQKMDAGIIYTQVNKSNSCLLGEVYTTDGRIKAMNLDVTQDDLQFFPNYNAAPAVHTATLDKYPEIAGMLAPVTRKLTTELAQELNSKVDVDGEDPHEVAKDWLLKEGFIKEG encoded by the coding sequence ATGCGAACGGGCCTCGCATCGGTGGCCGCGCTCGCCCTCGTGCTCACGGGGTGCGGGCTGAAGAGCGGATCGCCGCTGGTGGACGAGGTGGTACCGGGGTCGGTAGGTAAGGGGCAGCCCCTCAAGGGCGCGTCCCTCACGGTGACCTCGAAGAACTTCAGCGAGAACATCATCCTCGGCAACATCATCGGCCTGATCTTCAAGGCGGCCGGCGCCGAGGTGCTGGACCGCACGAATCTTCCGGGGTCGATCAGCGCGCGTGAGGCGGTCGTCAAGGGCGAGGCGGACGCGCTGTACGACTACACGGGCACAGCGTGGATCACCTATCTGGGTCACGCCGAACCGATCGTCGACCCGCAGAAGCAGTGGAAGGCGGTACGCGACGAGGACATCGGCAACGGGGTGACCTGGCTCCCGCCGGCGACCCTGGACAACACGTACGCCCTGGCCATCAGCAAGAAGAACAACGCGAAGTACCACCTGAAGACGCTGTCGGACGTGGCAGCGCTCGCCAAGAAGGACCCGAAGGCCGTGACGCTCTGCGTGGAGAACGAGTTCGCCTCGCGCGACGACGGGCTGCCCGGCATGCAGAAGAAGTACGGGATGAAGCTGCCGGCCGCCAACATCCAGAAGATGGACGCCGGGATCATCTACACCCAGGTCAACAAGTCCAACTCCTGCCTTCTGGGCGAGGTGTACACCACGGACGGCCGGATCAAGGCGATGAACCTGGACGTGACACAGGACGACCTGCAGTTCTTTCCGAACTACAACGCCGCGCCCGCCGTCCACACGGCGACCCTCGACAAGTATCCCGAGATCGCGGGGATGCTGGCGCCGGTGACGAGGAAGCTGACCACCGAGCTCGCACAGGAGCTCAACTCCAAGGTGGACGTGGACGGCGAGGACCCGCACGAGGTGGCCAAGGACTGGCTGCTGAAGGAAGGATTCATCAAGGAGGGCTGA
- a CDS encoding ABC transporter permease, which translates to MTPSHQAPPKGARPPGEHDVKGHAFRDEEAEPPPPRSAPARRITWQKLVVVPAVLAVVLVATYIWISNVELDSVAENSIAGDIVEVRWWQHVRLTAISTFWVLIIAIPLGIALTRRGLKKAAPGVTALANIGQATPAIGLLALLVIWLGIGPSTAIVGMVIYAVLPVLSNTVAGLNSIEPTLVEASRGIGMSAMGTLTKVELPLAVPLILAGVRTALVLNVGTATLATFGGGGGLGDLITSGIQTQRMPVLVLGSVLTVVLALLVDWLASLVELWLTPRGLEEA; encoded by the coding sequence GTGACCCCCAGTCATCAGGCACCTCCCAAGGGGGCGCGGCCACCCGGAGAACACGACGTGAAGGGCCACGCGTTCCGTGACGAGGAAGCGGAGCCGCCACCCCCGCGGTCCGCGCCCGCACGACGCATCACCTGGCAGAAGCTCGTGGTGGTACCGGCGGTGCTCGCGGTCGTCCTGGTCGCCACGTATATCTGGATCTCCAACGTCGAGCTCGACTCGGTCGCCGAGAACTCGATCGCGGGCGACATCGTCGAAGTGCGCTGGTGGCAGCACGTCAGGCTGACCGCGATCTCCACCTTCTGGGTGCTGATCATCGCGATCCCGCTCGGCATCGCCCTGACCCGGCGCGGCCTGAAGAAGGCCGCACCCGGGGTCACGGCCCTCGCGAACATCGGCCAGGCCACCCCTGCGATCGGGCTGCTGGCGCTGCTGGTGATCTGGCTGGGCATCGGGCCGTCGACCGCGATCGTCGGCATGGTGATCTACGCGGTGCTGCCGGTGCTCTCCAACACGGTGGCGGGGCTGAACTCGATCGAACCGACGCTCGTCGAGGCCTCCCGGGGCATCGGCATGTCGGCGATGGGCACGCTCACCAAGGTCGAACTGCCGCTCGCGGTCCCGCTGATCCTTGCGGGTGTGCGGACGGCGCTGGTCCTCAACGTGGGCACGGCGACCCTCGCCACCTTCGGGGGCGGCGGCGGGCTGGGCGACCTGATCACCTCCGGGATCCAGACGCAGCGCATGCCCGTGCTGGTGCTCGGTTCCGTGCTGACGGTGGTCCTCGCACTGCTGGTGGACTGGCTGGCCTCGCTGGTCGAACTGTGGCTGACGCCGCGCGGACTGGAGGAAGCGTGA
- a CDS encoding ABC transporter ATP-binding protein — protein MPETATGPTESTPERTTASGATIQLENLSKSYPGSPAPAVDNVSMDIKAGETVILVGPSGCGKSTTLKMINRLIEPTSGRIRINDEDVTDMDPVKLRRKIGYAIQSSGLFPHMTVAENIALVPKMTGWSKSGVKDRVEEMLDLVGLDPREFHGRYPRQLSGGQQQRVGVARALAADPPVLLMDEPFGAVDPITRDHLQDELIRLQHELHKTIVFVTHDFDEAIKLGDRIAVLRERSHIAQFDTPEAILTNPTDDFVSGFVGAGAALKRLNLTRVRDVGIADFPTVTVEDPLQSIFNKLRDGGHNELLMLDRRNRPYKWLRRGDLMRAKGSLARAGQLVHDTVTRDATLHDALEAVLTDSGGRVAVTGRRGEFIGVVDMHTLMNSVQELLEADRLTAMEHEHDLEELRVHQTEQELEGGDGGL, from the coding sequence GTGCCTGAGACCGCCACCGGGCCGACGGAGTCGACCCCGGAACGCACCACCGCCTCGGGTGCCACCATCCAGCTCGAGAACCTCAGCAAGTCCTATCCCGGCAGCCCCGCCCCGGCCGTGGACAACGTGTCCATGGACATCAAGGCCGGCGAGACCGTGATCCTCGTGGGGCCCTCCGGCTGCGGGAAGTCCACCACACTGAAGATGATCAACCGCCTGATCGAGCCGACGTCCGGGCGGATCAGGATCAACGACGAGGACGTCACCGACATGGACCCGGTGAAACTGCGCCGGAAGATCGGTTACGCGATCCAGTCCTCCGGTCTCTTCCCGCACATGACGGTCGCGGAGAACATCGCCCTCGTGCCGAAGATGACCGGCTGGTCGAAGTCGGGTGTGAAGGACCGGGTCGAGGAGATGCTCGACCTGGTCGGGCTCGACCCCCGGGAGTTCCACGGGCGCTATCCGCGCCAGCTCTCCGGGGGACAGCAGCAGCGCGTGGGGGTGGCGCGCGCCCTGGCCGCGGACCCGCCCGTCCTGCTGATGGACGAGCCCTTCGGGGCGGTGGACCCGATCACCCGGGACCACCTCCAGGACGAGCTGATCAGGCTCCAGCACGAACTGCACAAGACGATCGTCTTCGTCACCCACGACTTCGACGAGGCCATCAAGCTCGGCGACCGGATCGCGGTGCTGCGGGAGCGTTCGCACATCGCGCAGTTCGACACCCCCGAGGCCATCCTCACCAACCCGACGGACGACTTCGTCTCGGGATTCGTCGGTGCGGGCGCCGCCCTGAAGCGGCTCAACCTGACCCGTGTGCGGGACGTGGGCATCGCCGACTTCCCCACGGTCACCGTCGAGGACCCGCTCCAGTCGATCTTCAACAAGCTGCGGGACGGCGGGCACAACGAACTGCTGATGCTGGACCGCCGCAACCGCCCCTACAAGTGGCTGCGGCGCGGCGACCTGATGCGGGCCAAGGGGTCGCTCGCCCGGGCCGGGCAACTGGTGCACGACACGGTGACCCGGGACGCGACGCTGCACGACGCACTGGAGGCGGTGCTGACCGACAGCGGTGGCCGGGTCGCCGTGACGGGGCGGCGCGGTGAGTTCATCGGCGTCGTCGACATGCACACCCTGATGAACTCCGTCCAGGAGCTCCTGGAGGCCGACCGGCTCACCGCGATGGAGCACGAGCACGACCTGGAGGAGCTGCGCGTCCACCAGACGGAGCAGGAGCTCGAGGGAGGTGACGGCGGGCTGTGA
- a CDS encoding ABC transporter permease — MNFWEYVGTRHQQLLTDTYQHASAVFQCMVIATLLGVLIGVVSYRSGWGGSLAITSTSAILTIPSLAAIGLLIPLVGLGVPPTVIILTLYGLLPIVRNCIVGLRGVDPTLVDAAKGIGMSRTRRLLKVELPLAWPPILTGIRVSTQMLMGIAAIAAYASGPGLGNEIFRGLASLGSANAINQVLAGTIGIVILALLFDAAYVLLGRLTIPRGIRA; from the coding sequence GTGAACTTCTGGGAGTATGTGGGCACCCGCCACCAGCAACTGCTCACCGACACGTATCAGCACGCCAGCGCCGTCTTCCAGTGCATGGTCATCGCCACTCTGCTCGGCGTCCTGATCGGTGTCGTCAGCTACCGGAGCGGCTGGGGCGGCTCCCTGGCGATCACCTCCACCTCGGCGATCCTCACGATCCCCTCGCTCGCCGCGATCGGCCTGTTGATCCCGCTGGTCGGCCTCGGGGTCCCGCCCACCGTGATCATCCTGACGCTGTACGGGCTGCTGCCCATCGTCCGCAACTGCATCGTCGGGCTGCGCGGTGTCGACCCGACCCTCGTCGACGCGGCGAAGGGCATCGGGATGTCCCGGACGCGGCGCCTGCTCAAGGTGGAACTGCCCCTCGCGTGGCCGCCCATCCTCACGGGCATCCGGGTCTCCACCCAGATGCTGATGGGGATCGCCGCCATCGCCGCCTACGCCTCGGGCCCCGGACTCGGCAACGAGATCTTCCGCGGCCTCGCCTCACTCGGAAGCGCGAACGCCATCAACCAGGTCCTCGCCGGCACCATCGGCATCGTCATCCTCGCTCTGCTCTTCGACGCCGCCTACGTCCTCCTCGGGCGGCTGACCATCCCTAGGGGGATCCGTGCCTGA
- a CDS encoding Lrp/AsnC family transcriptional regulator, protein MAIDHLDGRLILLLAREPRIGVLEASRRLGVARGTVQARLDRLQSNGVIRGFGPDVDPAALGYPVTAFATLEIKQGQGADVRAHLSGVPEVLELHTTTGHGDMFCRLVARSNADLQRVIDRVVGFDGIVRASTAIVMENPVPLRIIPLVEQAAEDTD, encoded by the coding sequence ATGGCGATCGATCATCTGGACGGCCGGCTCATCCTGCTCCTGGCCCGTGAGCCCCGTATCGGTGTACTCGAGGCGTCCAGGCGGCTCGGGGTGGCGCGCGGCACCGTCCAGGCGAGGCTGGACCGGCTTCAGTCGAATGGCGTCATCCGCGGCTTCGGCCCCGACGTGGACCCCGCGGCACTCGGCTACCCCGTCACCGCCTTCGCCACTCTGGAGATCAAGCAGGGGCAAGGAGCCGACGTACGGGCCCACTTGAGTGGCGTTCCGGAGGTGCTGGAGCTGCACACGACGACCGGGCACGGGGACATGTTCTGCCGGCTGGTCGCCCGCTCGAACGCCGATCTCCAGCGGGTGATCGACCGCGTGGTCGGCTTTGATGGCATCGTCCGGGCCTCCACGGCGATCGTCATGGAAAACCCGGTACCGCTGCGTATTATCCCGCTGGTTGAGCAGGCTGCAGAGGACACCGACTGA
- the hppD gene encoding 4-hydroxyphenylpyruvate dioxygenase, whose amino-acid sequence MTETLHTTPDTARQADPFPVKGMDAVVFAVGNAKQAAHYYSTAFGMKLVAYSGPENGSRETASYVLTNGSARFVLTSVVKASTEWGTFLTDHVHAHGDGVVDLAIEVPDARKAYAYAVEHGATGITEPYEVKDEHGTVVLAAIATYGKTRHTLVERSGYDGPYLPGYVAAEPIVEPAAKRTFQAIDHCVGNVELGRMNEWVTFYNKVMGFTNMKEFVGDDIATEYSALMSKVVADGTLKVKFPINEPAIAKKKSQIDEYLEFYGGAGVQHIALATNDIVASVRAMRAAGVQFLDTPDSYYDTLGEWAGETRVPVETLRELKILVDRDEDGYLLQIFTKPVQDRPTVFFEMIERHGSMGFGKGNFKALFEAIEREQEKRGNL is encoded by the coding sequence ATGACTGAGACTCTGCACACCACCCCCGACACCGCCCGGCAGGCCGATCCCTTCCCGGTCAAGGGAATGGACGCGGTGGTCTTCGCCGTGGGCAACGCCAAGCAGGCCGCGCACTACTACTCGACCGCCTTCGGCATGAAGCTCGTCGCCTACTCCGGACCGGAGAACGGCAGCCGCGAGACCGCGAGTTACGTCCTGACCAACGGCTCCGCCCGCTTCGTCCTCACCTCCGTCGTCAAGGCGTCCACGGAATGGGGCACCTTCCTCACCGACCACGTGCACGCCCACGGCGACGGTGTGGTCGACCTCGCCATCGAGGTCCCCGACGCCCGCAAGGCGTACGCCTACGCCGTCGAGCACGGCGCGACCGGCATCACGGAGCCCTACGAGGTCAAGGACGAGCACGGCACGGTCGTGCTGGCCGCCATCGCCACGTACGGCAAGACCCGCCACACGCTCGTGGAGCGTTCGGGCTACGACGGCCCCTACCTCCCCGGCTACGTCGCGGCGGAGCCGATCGTGGAGCCGGCCGCCAAGCGCACGTTCCAGGCCATCGACCACTGCGTCGGCAACGTCGAGCTCGGCCGGATGAACGAGTGGGTGACCTTCTACAACAAGGTCATGGGCTTCACCAACATGAAGGAGTTCGTCGGCGACGACATCGCCACCGAGTACTCCGCCCTGATGTCGAAGGTCGTCGCCGACGGCACGCTCAAGGTGAAGTTCCCCATCAACGAGCCGGCGATCGCGAAGAAGAAGTCGCAGATCGACGAGTACCTGGAGTTCTACGGCGGCGCGGGCGTCCAGCACATCGCGCTCGCCACGAACGACATCGTGGCGTCCGTGAGGGCGATGCGCGCGGCCGGCGTGCAGTTCCTGGACACCCCGGACTCCTACTACGACACACTGGGCGAGTGGGCGGGCGAGACCCGGGTCCCCGTGGAGACGTTGCGCGAGCTCAAGATCCTGGTCGACCGCGACGAGGACGGCTACCTGCTGCAGATCTTCACCAAGCCGGTCCAGGACCGGCCGACGGTCTTCTTCGAGATGATCGAGCGTCACGGCTCGATGGGCTTCGGCAAGGGCAACTTCAAGGCGCTGTTCGAGGCCATCGAGCGCGAGCAGGAGAAGCGCGGCAACCTCTAG